One Fundulus heteroclitus isolate FHET01 chromosome 1, MU-UCD_Fhet_4.1, whole genome shotgun sequence genomic window carries:
- the emd gene encoding emerin (Emery-Dreifuss muscular dystrophy) produces the protein MSLREKSNAEFRSLLTDYGIKHGPILASTRSAYEKKLQEAMAKDRTFYREEEEEITCIIYRHPMKRKTSTNSGRTSGTNLKVQDQDQNQDQNQDQNQSQDQDKDQDQNQNQDQNQSQDQDKDQNLDQEQDAADRVPLSSTDQDGSTELYEDNQQDQVHLAPVTVRRRMTSYHAVETRRPITLRSEGKAWMLIPAVLLLTAAGCYYTLSAGM, from the exons ATGTCTCTGAGGGAGAAAAGTAATGCAGAGTTCAGAAGCCTACTGACAGACTACGGCATCAAGCATGGACCCATACTGG CGTCCACTCGCAGCGCGTACGAGAAGAAGCTCCAAGAGGCCATGGCCAAAGATCGCACCTTCTACAGAGAAGAAG AGGAGGAAATCACATGCATCATATACCGCCATCCG aTGAAAAGGAAGACCTCAACAAATTC TGGCAGAACTTCTGGGACAAACCTAAAGGTCCAggatcaggaccagaaccaggaccagaatcAGGACCAGAATCAAAGCCAGGACCAGGATAAGGACCaggaccagaatcagaaccaggaccagaatcAAAGCCAGGACCAGGATAAGGATCAGAACCTGGATCAGGAGCAGGATGCAGCTGACAG gGTCCCTTTGTCCAGCACCGACCAAGACGGCAGCACTGAGCTGTATGAAGACAACCAACAGGACCAAGTTCATCT TGCTCCTGTGACAGTGAGGCGAAGAATGACCAGTTACCACGCAGTGGAAACCAGGAGGCCAATCACATTGCGATCAGAAGGAAAAGCGTGGATGCTGATCCCAGCGGTGCTGCTGCTGACTGCAGCTGGCTGCTACTACACCCTTTCTGCTGGGATGTGA